GTATGTCGACGACGGAAGCCTTCGAAACGGTCGCGGGCCGCCTTTCGGACACCTTGCTGGGCAACGCACCGCAGGGCGAGCGCAAGGTCAATTTCCGCCTGCGCGACTGGGGCATTTCCCGTCAGCGCTACTGGGGCTGCCCGATCCCGGTCATTCATTGCGAAGCCTGCGGCGTCGTACCGGTCCCGAAGAAGGACCTGCCGGTCAAGCTGCCCGACGACGTGACTTTCGACGTTCCCGGCAACCCGCTGGATCGCCATGCGACCTGGCGTCATGTCGCCTGCCCCGAATGCGGCAAGGATGCCCGGCGAGAAACCGATACGATGGATACCTTCGTCGATTCGAGCTGGTATTTCGCCCGCTTCACCGCCCCTCGCGAGGATCTGCCGACGGTGCCGGCCATCGCCGACCACTGGCTGCCGGTCGATCAGTATATCGGTGGCATCGAGCACGCGATCCTGCATCTTCTCTATTCCCGCTTCTTCACCCGCGCCATGCGCGAGACAGGCCATGTCAGCGTCAAGGAACCCTTCAAGGGCCTCTTTACCCAGGGCATGGTGGTGCATGAAACCTATCGTCTGGGCACTGGCAACAATGGCCAATGGGTGGCACCGGCCGATATCCGCATCGAGGAAATCGAAGGCGGCCGCCGCGCAACTCTTCTGACCAGCGGCGAGGAAGTTACCATCGGCTCCATCGAGAAGATGTCGAAGTCGAAGAAGAACGTCGTGGACCCCGATGATATCATCGCGTCCTACGGCGCCGACACCGCCCGTTTCTTCGTTCTCTCCGACTCTCCGCCGGACCGTGACGTCATCTGGTCCGAAGCCGGCGTCGAGGGCGCTCATCGTTTCGTCCAGCGCGTATGGCGCCTGATTTCCGAAGCCGCGGATGCGCTTGCCAAGGCACAACCGACTCCGGCTAAGGAAGGTGAGGCTCTGGCAATTTCCCAGGTTACCCACCGTACGTTGAAGGCCGTGCAGGGCGATCTCGACAAGCTGTCATTCAACAAGGCGATTGCCCGTATCTACGAGCTGGTGAACGCGCTCGCCGCTCCGTTGACGACGGTGGCGGCCGGCAATGCGGATGCGGCCTATGTGGCTGCCGTTCGTGATGCCGCCGGTATCCTTATCCAGCTGGTCGCACCGATGACCCCGCACCTCGCCGAAGAGTGCTGGCAGGCGATCGGTGGCAAGGGCCTTGTCGCCGATGCCGCGTGGCCGGTCTTCGATCCGGCACTCGTCGTCGAGAACGAGGTCGTTCTGCCAGTGCAGATCAACGGCAAGAAGCGCGCTGAATTGACAATTGCCCGTGACGCGGATCAGAATGCCGTGCAAGCTGCGGTTCTCGCACTGGATGTCGTCAAGACAGCCCTCAATGGACAGCCGCCGAAAAAGGTCATTGTCGTCCCGCTAAGGATTGTGAACATTGTCGTTTGATTCCGTACGCCTGCCGCGGCGCCGGGCCAGCATGCTGCTTGGCCTTGGTCTTGCCACCCTGCTCGCCGGTTGCCAGGTTCGTCCGCTATATGACGAAACCTCTGGCGTCAGCGAAAACCTGGCTGCAATCGCCTATTCCGACGCCGGCAGCCGCGTCGGCCTCGAAGTTCGCAATCGCCTGATCTTCCTGACGGGTGGCGGCGCAGGCGAGACGAAGACGCCCCAGTATCGGGTAGAGTTGAACATCACGTCGTCGGTGATGGGTGTCGAACTGCAGAAAAATACGGACAATCCGAATGTAGGTCGCGTCACGGTGACCGGTTCCTACACGCTCAAGCGCATCTCGGACGACGTGACCCTGCGTACAGCCCGACGGCAGACCACAGCACTTGTCGATTTCCCTGAACAGGAGTTTGCCAAGGTTCGCGCCATACGCGACGGCGAGGACCGGGCAGCGCATCAGCTTGCTGACCTGATCAAGGCCGATCTGGCAGCGACCCTCGGCCGCTGAGCCTTCAGGAGATGGTAGAGGTAAAATCACACGAGTTCGATGGCTTCCTGCAGAAGTCGGCTCGCCACTACCGTCTCTTCCTGATCTATGGCCCCGACCGTGGTCTCGTCGCCGAACGCGCCGCACAGCTCGCAAAGACCACCGGTGTCGATTTATCCGACAGTTTCGCGCTGATCCGCCTTGATGTCTCCGATCTGCAGGGCGACCCCGGCCGCCTGATGGACGAAGTTAATTCCTTCGGACTTTTCGGTGGTGAAAAGCTGATCTGGATTCGTGGAGCGCAGAATGAAAAGGCGCTGGTCGACGGGCTTCAGATCCTGTCGGAAGCGCCGCCGGAAAGCAGCTATGTGGTCATAGAAGGTGCCGACCTCAAGAAGGGTTCGGCGTTACGCAAGGTCGCCGAGGGTTCACGAGCCATAGCCGCGGTGCCCTGCTACCAGGACGACGCCAGGGCGCTCAACGCGCTGATAGATGCGGAACTTTCCGCGGCCAATCTTCGTATTACCCCGGCAGCTCGCGAGCTTCTGGTCGATTCGCTTGGTGGCGATCGTATCGCTTCTCGAAACGAAATCCGCAAACTGTTGCTTTACTGCCTGCACGACAACGTCATCGATGAACAGCAGGTCACTGAAATCATCGGCGATGCCAGTGCAATTTCCACGGATGAGGTGGTCGATGCCGTCCTGAACGGCGATGCCGATGGCTTCCTTCACGCGATACAGAAGGTCGTGACCTCAAAAACGCCGGTGTTCCTGGTGCTGCAATCCTGCCTGAAGCAATTCCAGCAGCTGGAACTGATGCGCTGCGAGCTTGAGGAGAAGCGCCAGCAACCGACGCAGGTGATGCAGACCCTTGGCAGGGGCATTCACTTCAAGCGCAAGTCGGTGGTTGAGAAAGCGCTTAGAAACTGGACATCAGCCGATCTGGCGCGCGAGGCGGGCCGCATCCAGTCCGCCATTCTCCAGAGCCGACAAAAGCCTCTTCTCGAGGATAATCTGGCGCTTCAGACCTTGTTGTCTACGACACTTCAGTCCGCACGCCGAAATCGCCGCGCCTGATCGCACCGTGTTATATCGATCACAAAGAGTTAAAAGAGGAAAGGGCGATCAACGCCCCTCAAGCAGCCGGCAGATTTCCTCGAGCTGATCCAGGGTCTTGTAGCTGATACGGATCTGCCCGCCATTTCCCTTGTGGCTGATGGCAACGGACAGCCCCAGACGATCAGAAAGACTGCGTTCGAGAGCAACGGTATCCGAATCCTTTTCCGGTCTCAGCTCCGGTTGGGCCGGCGCATTTTGTGCCTTGATATGCGTTTGCGCGAGCTTTTCCGCATCACGGACGGACATGCCCTTGGAGGTGATGGTCCGAGCAAGCGTCACCGGATCCGGTGTGGAGACGAGGGCGCGGGCGTGGCCGGCCGAGAGGCTTCCGTCAGCCAGCATATCGCGAACGGGATCGGGCAGTTTCAGCAGGCGGAGACTGTTGGCGACGTGGCTTCGGCTCTTGCCGATGATTTCCCCGAGGTCATTCTGCGTATAACCATGCTCCGCGATGAGTTGCTCGTAACCGAGCGCCTCTTCCAGAGGGTTGAGATCCGCGCGCTGGACGTTCTCGACGATTGCAAGCTCAAGCGCCGTACGGTCATCGACATCGCGGACGATGACCGGAATTTCCACGAGGCCGGCAAGCTGGGCTGCCCGCCAACGTCTTTCGCCGGCTATGATTTCGAAGCGATCGGTACCGCGCGTACGCACGACGACAGGCTGGACAATACCATGCTGGCGAATGGAGCCAGCAAGATCCTGAAGTTCAGATTCATCAAAATAGCGGCGCGGGTTCTTGGGATTACGGGTGACGAATTCGATTGGCACCGTACGATCAGCGCTGATGGTCGTCCTGGGCTCGCCCACCGGAACGGCCTGATCCATCTCGCCGATCAGGGCAGCAAGACCACGGCCAAGTCGCCGCTTCGATACATCGTCACTCATATTTTATACCTCATAACAAACGCGCAGGTTACGCTGCCTTACGCTGACGCTCGCGCTGAATAACTTCCGAGGCGAGCTGCAGATAGGCCTGACTTCCGGCGCATTTCAGATCATAAAGGATTGCCGGCTTGCCATAGGAAGGCGCCTCGGAGACCCGAACATTGCGCGGGATCAGCGTTGAGTAAACCTTCTCGCCCAGATGTTCCCGGACATCGCTG
The window above is part of the Rhizobium sp. ACO-34A genome. Proteins encoded here:
- a CDS encoding leucine--tRNA ligase, which produces MATERYNPRDAEPRWQAKWSEAGVFVTDNNDKREKYYVLEMFPYPSGRIHMGHVRNYAMGDVVARYKRARGYSVLHPMGWDAFGMPAENAAMQNKVHPKEWTYQNIATMRGQLKSMGLSLDWSREFATCDVEYYHRQQYLFLDMMEKGLIYRKQSKVNWDPVDQTVLANEQVIDGRGWRSGALVEQRDLVQWFFKITDFSQDLLDALDTLDQWPEKVRLMQKNWIGRSEGLSLRWEIAAGAPAGHSEVTVYTTRPDTLFGASFLAIAADHPLAKAISENNAQVAAFCDECRRAGTSLAALETAEKKGMDTGVKVRHPFDASWELPVYIANFVLMDYGTGAIFGCPSGDQRDLDFARKYDLPVVPVVMPADGDAATFTVGDTAYDGDGVMINSRFLDGMSTTEAFETVAGRLSDTLLGNAPQGERKVNFRLRDWGISRQRYWGCPIPVIHCEACGVVPVPKKDLPVKLPDDVTFDVPGNPLDRHATWRHVACPECGKDARRETDTMDTFVDSSWYFARFTAPREDLPTVPAIADHWLPVDQYIGGIEHAILHLLYSRFFTRAMRETGHVSVKEPFKGLFTQGMVVHETYRLGTGNNGQWVAPADIRIEEIEGGRRATLLTSGEEVTIGSIEKMSKSKKNVVDPDDIIASYGADTARFFVLSDSPPDRDVIWSEAGVEGAHRFVQRVWRLISEAADALAKAQPTPAKEGEALAISQVTHRTLKAVQGDLDKLSFNKAIARIYELVNALAAPLTTVAAGNADAAYVAAVRDAAGILIQLVAPMTPHLAEECWQAIGGKGLVADAAWPVFDPALVVENEVVLPVQINGKKRAELTIARDADQNAVQAAVLALDVVKTALNGQPPKKVIVVPLRIVNIVV
- a CDS encoding DNA polymerase III subunit delta, which produces MVEVKSHEFDGFLQKSARHYRLFLIYGPDRGLVAERAAQLAKTTGVDLSDSFALIRLDVSDLQGDPGRLMDEVNSFGLFGGEKLIWIRGAQNEKALVDGLQILSEAPPESSYVVIEGADLKKGSALRKVAEGSRAIAAVPCYQDDARALNALIDAELSAANLRITPAARELLVDSLGGDRIASRNEIRKLLLYCLHDNVIDEQQVTEIIGDASAISTDEVVDAVLNGDADGFLHAIQKVVTSKTPVFLVLQSCLKQFQQLELMRCELEEKRQQPTQVMQTLGRGIHFKRKSVVEKALRNWTSADLAREAGRIQSAILQSRQKPLLEDNLALQTLLSTTLQSARRNRRA
- a CDS encoding chromosome partitioning protein ParB, with translation MSDDVSKRRLGRGLAALIGEMDQAVPVGEPRTTISADRTVPIEFVTRNPKNPRRYFDESELQDLAGSIRQHGIVQPVVVRTRGTDRFEIIAGERRWRAAQLAGLVEIPVIVRDVDDRTALELAIVENVQRADLNPLEEALGYEQLIAEHGYTQNDLGEIIGKSRSHVANSLRLLKLPDPVRDMLADGSLSAGHARALVSTPDPVTLARTITSKGMSVRDAEKLAQTHIKAQNAPAQPELRPEKDSDTVALERSLSDRLGLSVAISHKGNGGQIRISYKTLDQLEEICRLLEGR